AAGCGTCTAAATCTTGATTTTCTATATTCCTAAACCTTTTTATTAAGCAGGGCTTTATGACCTAAGCGCTTAAGCCACTTCGAGCTCACTTTTAGTCATCAATTAAAATTTTGATTCTACGGCTTTGATAAAGTCAGTGGCGATATCCGTTCCGCATTGGTCGTCAATTTCACGCACGCAAGTCGGACTGGTAACATTAATTTCAGTAATACGTCCGCCAATAAGATCAAGTCCCACGAACATCAAGCCTTTTTCTTTAACAATTGGTGCGACCACGTTTGCCACTTGACGTTCAATATCGGTCAATGGCATGGCTACACCGCTTCCGCCCGCCGCCAAATTACCACGAGTTTCGCCTTTGGTAGGAATACGCGCTAATGAATAATCAATGACCACCCCATCAACGATAAGAACGCGCTTATCGCCATCTTTAATTTCAGGCAAATAGCGCTGCGCCATAATTGGTAAGGTCTCAAGCTCAGTCAATATCTCAAGCGTGACCCCAATGTTGTGACTGTCAGCGGTCAAACGAAAAATGCCTGCACCGCCCATACCATCCAACGGTTTAACAATCACATCTTGCTGCTCAGCGATAAATTTACGAATGTGTACTTGCTTACTGGTGACAATCGTTGGGCTCATATAATCGCTGAACCACGTAGCAAATAACTTTTCATTACAGTCACGGATTGCGCTTGGATCATTTACCACCAGCACACCTGCTGCCTTGGCATGGTCTAATAAATAAGTCGCATAAATAAAACGCATATCAAACGGTGGGTCTTTACGCATTAAAATCACATCATAATCGGTCACCGGACAAGTGATTTTTTCACTTAAGGTATAAAAGTCTTCAGGATCACGTTTGACATTCACGGGATGCGCATCAATCATTAATTGACCACGATCGAGCCACAAATCATGAATTTGACAATAACCCAGCGTATGCCCACGATCTTGCGCTGACCACATCATTGCCAGACTAGTATCCTTGTAATAATTGATCTTTTCAATAGGATCCATGATGACCAGTATCTTTAAAGAACGGCTATTTGCAGAATTATCTGACGCTAACGGGGCAGCTTGACTCATGATCGGCTCACTTAAAGGTGGTTGTTTTGCGTACCGTGGTTATTAATAATGAAGTTAAAATAATTAGGAATCATCAAGCAAAAACAGTCGGTACTTTATACACCATACTGCGTGCGATAATGCTGCATTTTTGCCAGTTGGTCGGCAATTTCGGTGGCGTCTTGATGGGCACTTTGTTCACTAGCTAAATAACCGATTAAGTCATCCATATCAACCAGCGCACTTACCGGCACTTGTAAATTGGCAACCAGTTCTTGAATGGCAGAAAGCTCGCCTTGTCCTTTTTCTTTACGGTCTAATGCCACGAGAATACCGGCAACGCTTGCGCCTGCGGCTTCTAAAATCTCAATCACTTCGCGCATTGCCGTACCTGCAGTAATGACATCGTCAAGTATCCAAACGGCTTTACCGCTCACATCAGCGCCAACCAAATTACCGCCTTCACCGTGAGTTTTTACTTCTTTACGGTTATAACCCCACTCAGCATTGATACCATGATGTAGCCATAATGCTTGGGCGGTTGCCGCGACAAATGGAATACCTTTATACGCAGCACCAAAGATGACCAGTTCTTTATCGCTGTCACCAGCTTTTTGCATTTGTTCCGCTAACGCATCGGCATAACC
This genomic window from Psychrobacter urativorans contains:
- the gshB gene encoding glutathione synthase, whose protein sequence is MSQAAPLASDNSANSRSLKILVIMDPIEKINYYKDTSLAMMWSAQDRGHTLGYCQIHDLWLDRGQLMIDAHPVNVKRDPEDFYTLSEKITCPVTDYDVILMRKDPPFDMRFIYATYLLDHAKAAGVLVVNDPSAIRDCNEKLFATWFSDYMSPTIVTSKQVHIRKFIAEQQDVIVKPLDGMGGAGIFRLTADSHNIGVTLEILTELETLPIMAQRYLPEIKDGDKRVLIVDGVVIDYSLARIPTKGETRGNLAAGGSGVAMPLTDIERQVANVVAPIVKEKGLMFVGLDLIGGRITEINVTSPTCVREIDDQCGTDIATDFIKAVESKF
- the pyrE gene encoding orotate phosphoribosyltransferase, with translation MHTPSFTAHDFIQLALDNQVLKFGEFVLKSGRVSPYFFNAGLLATGEMLSLLARGYADALAEQMQKAGDSDKELVIFGAAYKGIPFVAATAQALWLHHGINAEWGYNRKEVKTHGEGGNLVGADVSGKAVWILDDVITAGTAMREVIEILEAAGASVAGILVALDRKEKGQGELSAIQELVANLQVPVSALVDMDDLIGYLASEQSAHQDATEIADQLAKMQHYRTQYGV